The genomic DNA tcagTGGAATTGGAGAGGTTACAAAAACAGAGGTTTTTGTTACTCTTCAAAAGTACCTGAACAAACAAACTCACAGCCTGCCTGAGAGTTGGAGCTAGTCTGCATTATAACTGTTCTATAGGAAGGAAATGTCCTGTATTATATAGATAATATACTACCTTTGTGCCAGCTAAACTATTCTAAAGACTGACGTATACACTGGTTTTTATAGGGTTATCTGAAAACCTGCATTGTCAAGTCTAATTTTTCAGTTGCTGATGAGGAGTCAGAAACTACtaaatctgttttctttcattattcccCTTCTACACAACACCTACGTTTTCCAGAACAATATCTCCACTCAACCCTCTAACACCCAGTCTGAGTGTTTATCTCACCCTCCATCTGAGGTGAGGCTTTGCGTGTCAGTGGCGTCCTCGGTGGGTACTGGGGGAGGGGGCAGCAGCATGTCCATAAGATGTAGTGATGCTGAGTAATGCAGCAGACGAGGACAACCCACAGGTTTACCGCAGTCTGGATGTCCACCTGGATACACCATAGCAAACCATAGCAAAGTATAATTATCCAATAATTCCTTTTATTTCAGATTCTataagcatcattttaaatttcGGGACTACAAAAAAGTTTGATCTGTGTACAAAATGTTTCTTACGCATCCACTAAGTTTGTGGACAATAATGATTTAATTACACAGATTGAAAGTACCGTGCTGGAGAGCTGGTATGCGACTATGTCCCTGGGTTCTTGTTGAAAGTATAGGGACACTGCTCACTGCATGCAGCTCTGTGGAGAAAACCAATTGGCCAATTCACGTTACTCAAGAAGGAAATAAATTAACACCACATTTCCAGCTATCCACTGCTCCATATTCACCCTGCTTGCTGTGGTTCTTTTCCCATGATTCCCTTAGCACACCCATCTTGGGCTGGGGTCGTATGGCCTGTTTCCATGGCAGAGTCTCCCTGCTAATGATGGGTGAGGGCTTGCTGGCAGGGTGAGTAAATATCTGGATAGTTTCGGCTCCTTCTTTGTGGGGCAAACCATGAGACATTTTAGTGACACGTCCCGGACTGTTGAAGGTCTTAAGACCACTGCCCATGAGGTCCACATAAAAGGTGCCGTAGACACCGCAGCTATCGGTCACAATGGGAACAGTCGACTCCAGGCAGCTGCTGTCCTTCTTGGATGAGACTGGGAGGCCTAAGAAAACAGAGAGATTTACAAGAACACAAGTAGAACAAAAGGCTGCAACACAAATTGCAAATTTAAAAGGTTTCTATATTTCACACATTGGGCCACAAAGTCAAGCTCGGCAGTAATCCCAGGAATGAGTTGAAAAAACACAGCTGTCAAATCTTATATAAGATGCACTATCTGAGCGGCTTTAGCCTGCACACAGATGCCTAAGAATCTTACAGATGTAGCACCTTCAAGCTATTCTACAACCATCTCCACCCGGGCACTTCTTTTTATGCTTTGTCTTTCTAATCACTGTAGTAACTGTGCTCATTAAGGCCTGTTCTGTTCTACTCTGGGTCTTGCTGCTGCTTTCCCTTCTTGCAGCTTCCTGTGGCACAGCCATAAAGTGGTTAGCAGTGTCACTTCCTGGTTTGAACCCAAACTGTTGTTTGCAACTCTGTGAAGTTTGCATGGTCTCCCTGGGCCTGTAGGTATTCTGGCTTTCTCCCATTGTGAAAAGGCATGCATACTGGGTTAACTGGAGATTCTAAAATGGCTGTGGATGTGAGGAAGCTAAAGATGGTCAATAAAAAAAGCACTACATAAACGTGTCTGTTCATCTCAAACAGTGCTGCCATAAAGCTCCTCCCATGTTTGGATCCAGTCTTTacattactgccatcttgtggctaCATTTAGCTATTGTTGCTGAAGGCTGTGCTTATGCTCACTGGAAACTGAGCACAAAGTATACTGGCTCAGCTGTCACTGCTCTGGAATCAGCTAGGATCTGCACTTTGTATGAAAACACAGCTTGCATTAGCAAATAAAGAACAGTTTCAAATTAACATCCAATTAAATGTTTGCCCACCTGTTGTGCCAACGCTCcaccttcatttttcattaatattttaattccCCACATAGATTTTGACAGCTAACCCTGTCACACACCGACTCAAACCTTTTAATTCATCTGCTCTGTTGTTATTAATACATTtgaatacaatttaaaatatttttaatgtactgAAAAATTCTACACTATACTTTTTTTCCATAGATACTGTATGTGGTGCTCAAAGGACAGCCATGATACAAAAATATGCATTATAAAATGTGATGCTGAACATTAAACAGAATATAAAGTACTTAAAATTAACTCTTAAACATATCCAGCAGTAATATTAATCCTTTTAACGCAGATGGAGAAGATTTTTACAGTGAAAACAGAATATcaatcatttatatttcatCTCTGTTTGagttatttgtatatattaaagCCATTcacttctgcttatccttttcaaggtcacaggggggctggagcctatcccagctgtcatagggcgagaggcggggtacaccctggacaggtcgccagtctgtcgcagggctaacacacagggacagacaaccattcgcactcacattcactcccgcattcacacctatgggcaatttagattaatcaattaacctatccccactaagtgcatgtctttggatggtaggaggaagccggagtacccagagagaacccacgcaaacacggggagaacatgcaaactccacacagaaagaccccggcctgatggtggaattgacctcaggaccttcttgctgtgcagcaacagtgttaaccaccgtgccaccgtgctgcccctaTATTAAAGCCATTTCTCATATTTTGTAAACTgtgtaatatattgtattatttaattagttcagtctgttactgttatgtGTTTCCTCGACAGGTCACCATCTCTTTGGTGGATTTAAAGAGGTTACCATGAACCTAAACAAGTAAATCTAGTCAGGTCTGCTGTAGGACAACAGTTTGAGGGAGAAAGAAGTCATCATCAGTCTACTATTTTGCAGTCCATACTCACTGGTGCTTCGGATTCCTGGGTGATGCTGACCTTGGGCCCATAGGTCATGGTACTTCTCACTCAAAGAAGGTCTCCAGCCTCCGGGGATCCATGGTGAATCTGGAGCTGCCATCCTGGAGAGAAACCGAATCAAACCAAAATGAACTTGCTGTAAACAAATGTCAAATATTAGAGATGTTTTTATGCTGTAACACGCAACATCATTAATCGAGAGCTctcgtgtcgtctgtgtttacctccacaatataatatttatataagAATCTCACTTTGTGTTCTCTACCATGTGGAATTCTTGTTAACAAATGGCTTTTTACTTTTGAATAGTACAAAACACTACAAAGAGTGTCAGCTCTGACAGTGGAGGGGAGGATGAAGCAGGTTTgatctgctccagtctgcatgcaggCTACTAACCCAGAGCTGCTTCATATGAATACGTGTGAATGTTTGGTAGAAGAAGTGCTTGTGCGAGTTAAAGCACTTtaagtgctcagagtagaaaagcgttaTATAAGAAGCAGTGGGGCTCTATTATCTACCTATCCATAGTCATGTCAGAGGTTGGCACACCCCGAGTTTGAATAAGAAGGCAGCAGTACTGGCACAGAACCATGCAACGATGGAGGCAACAGAAAAATACATGCTGCGCAAAACATGAAGCTAACTTTCAACaattttgaactttttttttagaGTGAATGCAGCCATTGAGGTGTTGATGAGTTTATTTTCTACTAAAAGTTGTAACACCATTTGGTGATTGCTGTATGATATTTTGTGATGCTCATGTTTCAAAGGGTTAGGTCGCTCAGTAATTCCTGTGTAAAGTATTGAGTCTATCAAAGGAATCTTGTGCCTCTAAAACTCACACAGATAGATTTAGGAAAGTCCTGGCTGGTTCTTACCAGAGCGCTTTTCACTAATATTCACAGATGAACACATCACagagggttcagtatcttgtccAAGAATGCTTAGTCGAGTAAAGGCTCTGACCATCAACCTTCCGATAGGCAGAAGACCTGCTCTACCTTGTAACTACactacccccccaaaaagtaaAGATATTCCCTCCTTTACCTTacctaaacttttttttccaggtgAATACTTTTAGGTGGTGAAAACTGATTTTGCTTCTGTTCAGCCTACTGCTTAATCCCTGAGCTTCTTCAATGCACCATCAACTAAAAGCAGGTGGTTTTTTGTCTGTAAACAAACATCTAAGAGAATGAATGTAATACATTTAACCAGCTGTCTTGCCAACACTTCAAAAGCCGACTTGCTGACTATAATTCAAAGTGGTTTGTATAAATTCAAGACACTACTTGAATGAACGTAAAGCTGATTCATCCACACTTGTTTTTAGTGGTTCAGACGTTCCTGTCACTTTATTGTTGCAACATAATCaaatatgcatcttcttttcattttacctGTGTTTTATAATGAGATCTTCACTGGCTAGTCTTCGCAAACCTATAAATAAAGGAAGATACAGTATCAACAAAATATGCGTATTATTGTTTAACACAAAGCCTTTGTGGGTGTATTGGagattcagtttttttctttttactttggtGAACATTAAAGCCATAAACTCATACCTTTAGCCTTGCCAGGTCTTGGTATCAGCTGACCGGTCCTGCTGTGGTGTCTGAAGAGACAGATTGCTGCAACCATCAGAACACACCACAAGACGGCTCCGATGCTGCCGATCAACACGGGGTCTTGAAGAAAGGCCAGGACCGGAGACAAACGCTGCCTCTGGCTATCTGACTCAGGTAGTCCACCTAACTGTGAGTCTGAGCAACAGAATGGAAGCACATTATGAATGAATACAACCCAGTCTGAGAACACACGCTAGTCTTTATCTGTCctgatacagaaataaaaagttGACAGCTGTATTGCTCACTGATGACAAATCCATGAGGGTCACTCAGCATTCCTACTCCAGCCCCATTGACTGCAGCTATGGTGACCCAGTATTGTACCCCTTGTTTGAGGCTAGAGATATGAAGACTCAGTTGGCTACTATCCACCGTCCAGTTTTGGTACTGCTGCTCTTTGGGCTCCACACACCACACCTGAAGAAAGTTTGCACCTTTAAGAGTGAGATTGAAGCTTGTATCCACCTCAAACACGATCAAAATTATTTGTTTGGATAAAGCTTTAATCACTAAACAATTCATCAGCTGCTCTACATGGACATACCAGTAACTCCAGTTataacagaataaaacattcCTACTAAAAACCATGTgctcttatttatttaatatttaatatgtcTGCAATACAACGACATTTCTTCCATCACAAAGTTTGCCTCAGAATCTTAGTGCACAGTGATTGGTTAATCTGTTTCCTGTTCCACTTGCTGATTAATTCCTCCATATATTTGTATGCAGGATTGTTCGAATCCCATGTTTCCCTCTTAAAATGACTCCAGCATGATTCATTACATTCTGTAAGGATTTATGTTTCCCTGAGGGTTTCAACAGTCTGCTGAGCAGATAACTATGTCGTGCTGTCCTACTGTAATTACCTGGTATCCCTGTAAGATCCCATTGTGGGTTACAGGAGGAGGAGGCTCCCAGCTCAGATGGATGGTGTTATTCTGCTCATGATTGACTGTTACTGACACAGCCCGAGGAGAGGCACTGGGCACTGTAAACAGAGCACTTATTATTACCAGCAAAACGCAATGAATATTCTCACATCAAAAAGATAAAGTAAAAACCTTTGTCACCTGTCTCAGGAACTGTCAGGTGCCGGGTGTTGCTCTCCCTCCCATATAAGCCGCTGCCATAAGGCCGAACTTTGAAATCATACTTGTAGCCTCTCTTTAGGGGGCCAACCTGAGCCTGGAAGCTGGGGAATGTCACCTTCTCTGCTGCCCAGTCTGAGCTGGCAGTGAGCAGAGAGCGATACAGAACCTCAAAGCCATCAAGGTAATGCGGCTGTGCTGGGAGGGACTGGAGCTGGTCAGGCAGAAAATACAACATGGATTGTGTACGTGCCATATTCCTACATTCTCTCTGAAACGTGGTGAAACAGCTTTCCCTTACCTTCCACTGTACGAAGGACATGTTAGAACCAGGGGCCTTAATGGTGACGTTCTCCAGAATCACACGCAGGGATGACAGCTCTTTGTGGAGGTCTTTCTGCTTAGTGTTGGCAGCCTCTGGAAACACAAGTGGTTTATTCAAACCCATTGCATTAACCACAGATGATTGCAGCAGTGAGTGAGGACCTCTCTGTTGCTAGCCAGATTGTGCAGTGAAAATTCACTAGCCAACGTTAGCCTAGAGGACACTTGTTTCATGAATTCACTCACACAGCAAGAATCTACCGCTGACATAGAACTGCAAGGTTTCTTTGAACACAAACATGTTCCACTGCCTAAAGACACTAAACTTACATTACAGATTCATAAAGTTTCCACTTGCTAACAAAAGGATAAACATCATTCTTCACCCTCATTTGGTGCGTTGATGACGGTAGTGGAGATCGCTAAACCCTCACAGCTGTTCAGATGGACTGAGACTTTGCAGTTATGAAGACCATAGCACATGATTCACATGGTTCACTCACTGGTTTCTTCCATTAACTGCTCAAATCTATGAgtaaacatttttacagcagGTGCATTGGACAGTGCAAAGAAGATGATATTTTTTATGGAGGTGTATGAGATAAATAAATATCTACAACTGTAGCATGCATAAGCACTCTAGTATGTGCAAGTGAGCATATTATAATGTCTGAAGCTGAACTAAGGTATTTTTTGCATCATATTTTTACATATACAATTCTGATAAGTTATTTTTCGGTTAGACAACAGGTACTCCATGACAAAAAAACTAAGTTGATTGTCATGGACAACGCCAACACgagttttaaaaactgcttcaactcattcaaatgcaaatatatgCAGCAAAGCACGCCCACAGCTTATAAGATCTTACACTCCAGAGTGAGCAGCTGTGCTTAACGTTTCTGCTATTCTCCAGCTATTTACTGACCAAATCAGCTAATTTATGAAAAACACCTCTGCCTTTGCATCCTGTATATAATGTcactttgttttaataaaaaaccTACAGCAGTTTCTGGGAAATAACTGTTCTCTCCTTCATGTGCAGACCTTTGCACAAAgacgaataataataataataatcacaaaCCTACCTCCCAAGTGTGGACTTACTACAATCATGTCTAAATTACAGAATTCAGAAGATTACAACTAAAGTCGTAGACACCGCATGATGAAATGAATTATTTTCAGCATATCAAATCATAACAATCATTTCTAAACTGAGGCTTTGACTGCTGTAAAACAGAAATGTCACTGTGTGAAGGAAGCACTCATTTCCTACACTTAGAGTAATAGTAGGAAAACATTCTGATGGCCCACTCTGAAGCAGAGTGTTTTTAACATTCATCGAGTGATTGTAAAACACACGACACCAGATATATTTTAACAGCATTATCATGTAACCTCACCTTCAACTAGTAGCTGTGCGCTGGCAGTGACCACACCCACATCATTGAGAGCAGTGCAGGTGTACTTCCCAGCATCAAGGGCTGTCACATAATGGATCTGGAGAGTCTGGTCCGGGTTTACGATGTACCTGTGCACACATGGATTTGAAGTTTCACCTCCCCCTTATCTTGTCTAAACGAATCGACATTTAGACGTAGCAGAACTGGTTTTATTTACAAGCCTCCATATCAGGAAAGTAGCTGCACTGAATAAACTTAACAGCTCGATGTAGACAAAAATTAAGAATAATGTGGACTTGGTGTTTTGTGTCTGTCTTACATAAAATGTTAACACTTAAGATCACCACAATCTGCAATGTTTCCACACCCATAAAGCATAAATGAATATTAACCAGTGACCATATGAAAGGGGTCTATATTACCTGCCATTGGGCAGTGGTCCCTGCTCTCTGCTCCAGACTACAGCAGGTGGAGGGTCACCTTTAGCTTGGCAGTAAAACTGGGCAGACTCTCCCACTCTTACTGATACGTTTTCTGGCTTCAGCACCAGTATGGGCTTGGCTGCAGTACAACAGAAGAGAAACTCAGAACTATGCTTTGCATGTATCAAAGTGTTTTGTTTGCAGAAGGAAAACTTGCACTGGGTAATCTTACAGAGGGTAATATTGCTTTGGAATCCTGACATTACATTGGAGACTAGCGATGCTAACACAGTGATGAGTTGTTTTCAGTTCCTGTCTCACCCAGCACAGAGAGCCGAGCTGCCCTGCTCTCCCTCTCCCCCACAGTGTTGATGGCCACACACACGTAAACACCAGAGTGATTTTTCTCTGCAGGAGCGATGATAAGCTTCCCATTCAGCTCCTGCAGCGGAAGCACAGTGCAGACAGGATGTGGAAATCACACAAGATctatacatatatgtacactCCAAACTGGTGAGTGACTTGAGACCATAAAGTCATTAGGAGAGGTCACACAACAAAACAGCCAGAAGATCATTTTCCATCAGACTTCTTTGTGAAACCAGGAGTCACTCCCTGCTGGAAATGTAAAAGCATGCACTTTTTAGACCTCAAAGCTAAATTGATTTATACTGACCTGCTTTCACACGCAAAacttatttccatttttttttcatacaatGGTGATTTTTAGTGATTGAATTCAATCCATTAATATTCTCAATGCAAAAACTGTTACCTTAAGAACTATGCATTTACCTTGCAgatgatgagtgccatctaaaatttcttcagaagtcaatgtgccatatgattgcattagcaataaatttatatattaacagttacacactacagggagtgcagaattattaggcaagttgtatttttgaggaataattttattattgaacaacaaccatgttctcaatgaacccaaaaaactcagtaatatcaaagctgaatgtttttggaagtagtttttagtttgtttttagttttagctattttagggggatatctgtgtgtgcaggtgactattactgtgcataattattaggcaacttaacaaaaaacaaatatatacccatttcaattatttatttttaccagtgaaaccaatataacatctccacattcacaaatatacatttctgacattcaaaaacaaaacaaaaacaaatcagcgaccaatatagccacctttctttgcaaggacactcaaaagcctgccatccatggattctgtcagtgttttgatctgttcaccatcaacattgcgtgcagcagcaaccacagcctcccagacactgttcagagaggtgtactgttttccctccttgtaaatctcacatttgatgatggaccacaggttctcaatggggttcagatcaggtgaacaaggaggccatgtcattagtttttcttcttttaaaccctttcttgccagccacgctgtggagtacttggacgtgtgtgatggagcattgtcctgcatgaaaatcatgtttttcttgaaggatgcagacttcttcctgtaccactgcttgaagaaggtgtcttccagaaactggcagtaggactgggagttgagcttgactccatcctcaacccgaaaaggccccacaagctcatctttgatgataccagcccaaaccagtactccacctccaccttgctggcgtctgagttggactggagctctctgccctttaccactccagccacgggcccatccatctggcccatcaagactcactctcatttcatcagtccataaaaccttagaaaaatcagtcttgagatatttcttggcccagtcttgacgtttcagcttgtgtgtcttgttcagtggtggtcgtctttcagcctttcttaccttggccatgtctctgagtattgcacaccttgtgcttttgggcactccagtgatgttgcagctctgaaatatggccaaactggtggcaagtggcatcttggcagctgcacgcttgacttttctcagttcatgggcagttattttgtgccttggtttttccacacgcttcttgcgaccctgttgactattttgaatgaaacgcttgattgttcgatgatcacgcttcagaagctttgcaattttaagactgctgcatccctctgcaagatatctcactatttttgacttttctgagcctgtcaagtccttcttttgacccattttgccaaaggaaaggaagttgcctaataattatgcacacctgatatagggtgttgatgtcattagaccacaccccttctcattacagagatgcacatcacctaatatgcttaattggtagtaggcttttgagcctatacagcttggagtaagacaacatgcatgaagaggatgatgtggacaaaatactcatttgcctaataattctgcactccctgtatatagaacaactttatagaattatatttgttcgcagatgttggcagctatcagcgaatagttatcagctattttgaaacaaaaaagactttttatccataacaagaacagcaaatgaactgtacaacagaaaatacaaatgctatttatggtctcctcacaacaatgataagaaaaataaactgggccaatatggcatgtttgttaatacagagatacacgttaatgtgatctctggtctcccactcagagatgcaggtctccgagtgtccagcattcagacggctacctgaggacactcttcatgtgagagaaaatctacTCACACAGATATGCAGAGCCAAAttctgtcaataaggcctctgcaatgttctgaagacagttaaacttgtcaggtagtgatgtccagcaggtgaaaatgaaagctccataaacacacacagctgtggattccagctgcgttCGTAGTTTT from Oreochromis niloticus isolate F11D_XX linkage group LG10, O_niloticus_UMD_NMBU, whole genome shotgun sequence includes the following:
- the robo4 gene encoding roundabout homolog 1 isoform X1; translation: MRVCVWLLWVSWFCTCAEYSKWCKCHGIVPAEPGLDKRSKTLFKERTRHSGGHQHTPHRNKAHRRKGSKVRAEETPPRIVHHPSDVVVKVGNPATLSCRADGSPKPTIEWLRNNQPLETANRELQPMILSDGSLFFLSVEGGRQGQSHEGVYTCVARNSAGKDTSRNASLFIAVLQEEFSVQPTDVEVAEGEVAVLSCSPPVGHPEPNVVWKKDGLPISSADHHYTELNGKLIIAPAEKNHSGVYVCVAINTVGERESRAARLSVLAKPILVLKPENVSVRVGESAQFYCQAKGDPPPAVVWSREQGPLPNGRYIVNPDQTLQIHYVTALDAGKYTCTALNDVGVVTASAQLLVEEAANTKQKDLHKELSSLRVILENVTIKAPGSNMSFVQWKLQSLPAQPHYLDGFEVLYRSLLTASSDWAAEKVTFPSFQAQVGPLKRGYKYDFKVRPYGSGLYGRESNTRHLTVPETVPSASPRAVSVTVNHEQNNTIHLSWEPPPPVTHNGILQGYQVWCVEPKEQQYQNWTVDSSQLSLHISSLKQGVQYWVTIAAVNGAGVGMLSDPHGFVINSQLGGLPESDSQRQRLSPVLAFLQDPVLIGSIGAVLWCVLMVAAICLFRHHSRTGQLIPRPGKAKGLRRLASEDLIIKHRMAAPDSPWIPGGWRPSLSEKYHDLWAQGQHHPGIRSTSLPVSSKKDSSCLESTVPIVTDSCGVYGTFYVDLMGSGLKTFNSPGRVTKMSHGLPHKEGAETIQIFTHPASKPSPIISRETLPWKQAIRPQPKMGVLRESWEKNHSKQELHAVSSVPILSTRTQGHSRIPALQHGGHPDCGKPVGCPRLLHYSASLHLMDMLLPPPPVPTEDATDTQSLTSDGGSSRSTKLTMDMGSLQSVCPASGPHGQLGPSNKNSCPSYGHLSTALSSVSQSNEQGSTLTAQEAAEYLELTPKPERCSALPEQRPSLSHHFASTLNYICRPTRSAQVQDTFTEPEPPLNSFRRACRQSSPSSCYSEWDSSLWNTNSSVMDSNLSSARTSLISSVDSCYTNDSANFAHLLAMAAESMSGASLSDFSPPASPLSALYPSFHAEGDSFGELEPVSAWDWSMAWMEEMEAQYAEHYPGRNTRPFNS
- the robo4 gene encoding roundabout homolog 1 isoform X2 translates to MMMSYLQNIFLLVFGVLLLGSKVRAEETPPRIVHHPSDVVVKVGNPATLSCRADGSPKPTIEWLRNNQPLETANRELQPMILSDGSLFFLSVEGGRQGQSHEGVYTCVARNSAGKDTSRNASLFIAVLQEEFSVQPTDVEVAEGEVAVLSCSPPVGHPEPNVVWKKDGLPISSADHHYTELNGKLIIAPAEKNHSGVYVCVAINTVGERESRAARLSVLAKPILVLKPENVSVRVGESAQFYCQAKGDPPPAVVWSREQGPLPNGRYIVNPDQTLQIHYVTALDAGKYTCTALNDVGVVTASAQLLVEEAANTKQKDLHKELSSLRVILENVTIKAPGSNMSFVQWKLQSLPAQPHYLDGFEVLYRSLLTASSDWAAEKVTFPSFQAQVGPLKRGYKYDFKVRPYGSGLYGRESNTRHLTVPETVPSASPRAVSVTVNHEQNNTIHLSWEPPPPVTHNGILQGYQVWCVEPKEQQYQNWTVDSSQLSLHISSLKQGVQYWVTIAAVNGAGVGMLSDPHGFVINSQLGGLPESDSQRQRLSPVLAFLQDPVLIGSIGAVLWCVLMVAAICLFRHHSRTGQLIPRPGKAKGLRRLASEDLIIKHRMAAPDSPWIPGGWRPSLSEKYHDLWAQGQHHPGIRSTSLPVSSKKDSSCLESTVPIVTDSCGVYGTFYVDLMGSGLKTFNSPGRVTKMSHGLPHKEGAETIQIFTHPASKPSPIISRETLPWKQAIRPQPKMGVLRESWEKNHSKQELHAVSSVPILSTRTQGHSRIPALQHGGHPDCGKPVGCPRLLHYSASLHLMDMLLPPPPVPTEDATDTQSLTSDGGSSRSTKLTMDMGSLQSVCPASGPHGQLGPSNKNSCPSYGHLSTALSSVSQSNEQGSTLTAQEAAEYLELTPKPERCSALPEQRPSLSHHFASTLNYICRPTRSAQVQDTFTEPEPPLNSFRRACRQSSPSSCYSEWDSSLWNTNSSVMDSNLSSARTSLISSVDSCYTNDSANFAHLLAMAAESMSGASLSDFSPPASPLSALYPSFHAEGDSFGELEPVSAWDWSMAWMEEMEAQYAEHYPGRNTRPFNS